From a single Anaerolineae bacterium genomic region:
- the csx15 gene encoding CRISPR-associated protein Csx15 has protein sequence MIVLNFSHPLTLEQLAQLEALMGQKVERIVTIPTQFDLNAPFASQVVRLANACGLTSEEWQTLPILVVPPALSFIAVLLLAELHGRMGYFPPCIRLRPVEGALPPRYEVAEVMDLQRVREEARQRRYGPCEVL, from the coding sequence GTGATCGTTCTCAATTTCTCCCATCCTCTTACCCTGGAGCAGCTAGCCCAGCTGGAGGCGCTCATGGGACAGAAGGTGGAACGGATCGTCACAATCCCGACTCAATTTGACCTGAACGCCCCTTTTGCATCGCAGGTTGTTCGGCTAGCCAACGCTTGTGGCCTCACTTCGGAAGAGTGGCAAACTCTGCCTATTCTGGTGGTACCGCCTGCGCTGAGCTTTATTGCTGTCCTCCTCTTGGCCGAGCTTCATGGACGCATGGGATACTTCCCTCCCTGCATCCGCCTTCGGCCCGTGGAGGGAGCCTTGCCACCTCGCTACGAGGTAGCGGAGGTGATGGACCTCCAGCGAGTGCGGGAGGAAGCTCGTCAGCGGAGGTACGGGCCATGCGAGGTGCTTTAA
- a CDS encoding thioredoxin family protein translates to MDLETWSQGVPLDEYVQSTAMRNRVLRKLAEVKLPDEVRTFFETLPNTVYGLVITENWCPTTPSALAVLVHCRELSRGRLDVRVFKRDAYPALMDQFLKDGKFRAIPVIAFYDEGFRLLGDIREKPELPEWRELDLEARRLAEVNTHWSEVWGRACMAILHPAFSSLAPPSQV, encoded by the coding sequence GTGGATCTCGAGACCTGGTCGCAAGGGGTGCCTTTAGACGAATACGTCCAATCCACTGCCATGCGCAACCGCGTGTTGCGCAAACTGGCAGAGGTAAAGCTGCCAGACGAGGTGCGGACCTTCTTTGAAACCCTGCCGAATACCGTATATGGGCTGGTCATCACCGAAAACTGGTGTCCGACCACCCCATCGGCGCTGGCCGTCTTGGTCCATTGTCGCGAGTTGAGCCGCGGCCGATTGGATGTCCGTGTGTTCAAACGCGATGCCTATCCAGCCCTGATGGATCAGTTCCTGAAAGATGGCAAATTTCGGGCGATCCCAGTCATCGCCTTCTACGATGAAGGATTCCGCCTATTGGGCGACATTCGTGAGAAGCCAGAACTGCCCGAGTGGAGGGAGCTCGACTTGGAAGCACGCCGCCTTGCCGAAGTGAATACCCATTGGAGCGAAGTATGGGGACGGGCATGCATGGCAATTCTGCATCCCGCTTTCTCTTCTCTGGCCCCTCCCTCGCAAGTATAG
- a CDS encoding DUF1887 family CARF protein produces MIAISLIGEQPIPNLLPLLYLRPYMAILVYSDRTEKVTRRLQRLLGRHDIKTHTLCTDAYDIQKIQANLQEFLTSQRLEKAELIFNLTGGTKTMVIAAYKLARKYKAPFFYLQSEGKSSILYRYCFNEEEIRYERKTLRSLLTIDDYLGAYLDDPYPQWTGPKDHFEQAIGEALKEAMDEVKVGVTLAPALEVDLVVRVNNQVGVIQAKTGGAALRKDGLNQLNAACEQRYLGTYTYKILVINQRWDDTRTNLLELAEAWRIKVIEVPSFTDATPWLSIEDQEYLRKQVKQVLSG; encoded by the coding sequence ATGATTGCTATCTCGCTGATCGGTGAGCAACCTATTCCGAATCTGCTACCACTGCTTTATCTGCGGCCATATATGGCTATACTGGTATACTCTGACCGGACGGAGAAGGTAACAAGGCGGCTTCAGCGGCTGCTAGGCCGACATGACATTAAAACTCACACGCTTTGCACAGATGCTTACGATATCCAGAAAATCCAGGCGAACCTCCAGGAGTTCCTCACTAGCCAGAGACTTGAGAAAGCGGAATTGATCTTTAACCTGACCGGGGGCACGAAGACGATGGTGATAGCCGCCTATAAATTGGCCCGAAAATATAAAGCCCCTTTCTTTTACCTTCAAAGTGAGGGGAAAAGCTCTATCTTGTATCGTTATTGTTTTAACGAGGAAGAGATCCGATATGAGAGAAAAACTTTACGAAGCTTGCTCACCATTGATGACTACCTAGGGGCCTATTTGGATGATCCTTATCCGCAGTGGACCGGGCCAAAAGACCACTTTGAGCAAGCCATCGGCGAGGCTTTGAAAGAGGCAATGGACGAAGTAAAAGTGGGTGTTACCCTGGCTCCAGCGTTAGAGGTAGACCTGGTTGTGCGAGTGAATAATCAAGTGGGCGTGATCCAGGCTAAGACGGGTGGTGCTGCCCTGAGAAAAGATGGCCTGAATCAGTTGAACGCCGCTTGCGAGCAGCGGTACCTTGGCACATATACCTACAAAATCCTGGTCATTAATCAGCGATGGGATGATACCAGGACGAACCTCCTCGAACTAGCTGAGGCCTGGCGCATCAAAGTAATAGAAGTGCCTTCATTCACTGATGCCACTCCCTGGCTTTCCATTGAAGATCAGGAATACCTTCGGAAACAAGTCAAACAGGTGTTGAGCGGCTGA
- the csm5 gene encoding type III-A CRISPR-associated RAMP protein Csm5 translates to MSEYLVYRARAALLTPLHIGSGRDLLLSYDYAVRNERTWRLNEEAILEAQNIDDPGLVERLMRIPPAQLLKPTDFQENSPFFRYVIRGTPRSTAEGAQLREQLKDAYNRPYLPGTSLKGALRTALAWYAWRELGLRPERTRLNPDPRFAAQGYERAIFGSDPNHDLLRALHVADSAPVGPERLILVNARVLHRSGRMASPIELEAIAPDTVFHLTIKLDLALFSDWARRHQLAMRGEEWLQALPTVVNRHTAQRVKEERAWFNGVPGAERIEEFYKLLTVPAQGFLLQVGWGTGWDDKTFGSRLRADPNFLEGILRPTRAGGYGIARGRRQPGDPFPKSRRVVVQVQRASNGRTLERPVAPLGWVLVEW, encoded by the coding sequence GTGTCTGAGTATTTGGTCTATCGAGCCCGAGCGGCCTTGCTCACTCCCCTTCATATTGGCAGTGGGAGGGATTTGCTCCTCTCTTATGACTATGCCGTCCGCAATGAACGGACTTGGCGGTTGAACGAGGAGGCCATCTTGGAGGCCCAGAACATAGATGACCCGGGGCTTGTGGAGCGATTGATGCGCATCCCACCGGCCCAATTGTTAAAGCCTACGGACTTTCAGGAAAACAGCCCCTTTTTCCGCTATGTGATTCGGGGGACTCCTCGCTCCACGGCGGAGGGAGCCCAGTTGAGAGAGCAGCTAAAGGACGCCTATAACCGGCCTTACCTCCCCGGCACCAGCCTTAAGGGCGCATTGCGTACTGCCCTAGCCTGGTATGCGTGGAGAGAGCTGGGCCTTCGCCCGGAGCGGACTCGCCTTAACCCCGATCCTCGCTTCGCCGCGCAGGGTTACGAGCGCGCAATCTTCGGCTCTGATCCCAACCATGACCTCCTGCGAGCGCTGCATGTGGCCGATAGCGCTCCCGTCGGGCCGGAGCGGCTCATCCTCGTCAACGCGCGCGTCCTTCACCGAAGCGGGCGAATGGCCTCGCCCATTGAACTGGAGGCGATTGCGCCGGATACGGTTTTTCATCTCACCATTAAACTGGACCTGGCCCTCTTCTCCGATTGGGCTAGGCGGCATCAGCTAGCGATGCGGGGGGAGGAGTGGTTGCAGGCGCTGCCGACGGTGGTGAATCGCCATACAGCGCAGCGGGTGAAGGAAGAGCGAGCCTGGTTCAACGGAGTCCCTGGCGCAGAGCGGATTGAGGAGTTTTACAAACTCCTAACAGTTCCCGCCCAGGGCTTTCTTCTTCAGGTGGGGTGGGGCACTGGCTGGGATGATAAGACCTTCGGAAGCCGCCTGCGGGCCGATCCGAACTTCCTAGAGGGTATTTTGAGGCCTACCAGGGCGGGCGGTTATGGCATCGCTCGTGGGCGTCGCCAGCCGGGAGATCCCTTTCCCAAGAGCCGGCGCGTTGTCGTTCAGGTCCAGCGCGCCTCTAATGGCCGTACTCTAGAGCGCCCCGTCGCCCCGTTGGGATGGGTGTTGGTGGAATGGTAA
- the cas6 gene encoding CRISPR system precrRNA processing endoribonuclease RAMP protein Cas6 yields MLIACVLTVQPEAPVTLSVDLGRATHAWFLSQIRRVDSALAERLHEPNTTRPFTVSALREVGPAIGGQVALTPERQYWLRVTSFDAMLSRCWLEKVIPSLPRQITLAEATFALKAVTCDSREHPWAGQTTYEALTQEHLLETRAPARRWTLQFASPTTFRSTAGESSLADGDGRAYRVAGHNVPLPLPGLVFDSYLQRWNSFAPVALHPDLKRYAEECVAISRYRLETALVEFGPAREIGFTGHCQFIALVHDPYWLRLLNLLAAFAFYAGTGHHTTRGLGQTRLLSPVSEGHSRADQ; encoded by the coding sequence ATGCTGATCGCCTGTGTGCTTACTGTCCAGCCTGAGGCGCCCGTCACCCTTTCGGTAGACCTGGGGCGGGCTACTCACGCCTGGTTTCTCAGCCAGATACGGCGGGTGGATTCGGCTTTAGCCGAGCGGTTACACGAGCCGAATACCACCAGACCCTTCACTGTCTCTGCGCTGCGAGAGGTGGGGCCGGCGATCGGAGGGCAGGTGGCTCTGACGCCGGAGCGGCAGTATTGGCTACGGGTGACCAGTTTTGACGCGATGCTTTCTCGGTGCTGGCTGGAGAAGGTGATCCCATCCCTGCCCAGGCAGATCACCCTAGCAGAGGCTACTTTTGCGCTCAAGGCGGTTACCTGCGATTCCCGAGAGCATCCTTGGGCTGGGCAGACCACATATGAGGCCCTAACTCAGGAGCATCTCTTGGAGACGCGAGCACCCGCGCGCCGGTGGACATTGCAATTCGCTTCGCCAACCACCTTTCGCTCCACGGCTGGGGAGAGCTCGTTAGCGGATGGAGATGGCAGGGCTTATCGGGTGGCCGGCCACAATGTCCCGTTACCCTTGCCGGGGTTGGTGTTTGACAGCTACCTACAACGGTGGAATAGTTTTGCTCCAGTGGCGTTACATCCTGATCTCAAGCGGTATGCTGAGGAGTGCGTGGCCATCAGCCGTTATCGGCTGGAGACGGCGCTGGTCGAGTTTGGCCCGGCGCGAGAGATAGGGTTCACTGGGCATTGTCAGTTTATCGCCCTGGTCCATGATCCGTATTGGCTGCGGCTGTTAAACTTGCTGGCGGCCTTTGCCTTTTATGCGGGGACAGGACATCACACAACGCGAGGTTTGGGGCAGACGCGGCTACTGTCGCCGGTTTCGGAGGGCCATTCCAGAGCCGATCAGTGA